A stretch of DNA from Bacillus sp. Marseille-Q1617:
GGAGTTTACATGTTGAATTACAACATTCGAGGCGAGAACATTGAGGTAACTCCAGCGATTCGCGAACACGTGGAGAAGAAGATTGGCAAGTTAGATCGTTACTTTAATGAAACTCCTGATGCAAATGTACATGTTAATCTGAAAGTGTACCCTGATAAAAATACTAAAGTTGAAGTGACTATTCCAATGCCGCACCTGGTCCTTCGAGCGGAGGAACGCCACACAGATATGTATGCGGCCATTGATCTAATAGTAGATAAATTAGAGAGACAAATTCGTAAACATAAAACAAGAGTGAACCGTAAAATGCGTGAGAAAGGCAG
This window harbors:
- the raiA gene encoding ribosome hibernation-promoting factor, HPF/YfiA family; amino-acid sequence: MLNYNIRGENIEVTPAIREHVEKKIGKLDRYFNETPDANVHVNLKVYPDKNTKVEVTIPMPHLVLRAEERHTDMYAAIDLIVDKLERQIRKHKTRVNRKMREKGSPKEFFAAQEDLNHVSPNGAAAVELEDENESEVVRTKQFNLKPMDSEEAILQMDLLGHSFFVFTDAETNATNIVYKRRDGKYGLIETN